In one window of Archocentrus centrarchus isolate MPI-CPG fArcCen1 chromosome 11, fArcCen1, whole genome shotgun sequence DNA:
- the znf706 gene encoding zinc finger protein 706: protein MARGHQKIQSQQKNAKKQAEMKKAKGHDQKTAAKAALVFTCSVCKSQMPDPKTFKQHFESKHPKSPLPPELEGVEA, encoded by the exons ATGGCGCGCGGGCATCAGAAGATTCAATCCCAGCAGAAAAACGCCAAGAAACAGGCAGAAATGAAGAAGGCCAAGGGTCACGATCAAAAGACGGCAGCCAAGGCAGCACTCGTGTTCACCTGCTCTGTGTGCAAA TCTCAGATGCCTGACCCAAAAACCTTCAAGCAGCATTTTGAGAGCAAACACCCAAAATCCCCTCTGCCCCCCGAGTTAGAGGGAGTGGAGGCGTAG